GTCCGCAGAAAGACGCTACGCGGGACGCGATTCGCCCGCAGGTCGCGGAGAAGCCGTTTGCGCTGCCCGTTGCGGGGTATGCCTTTCGCGATCGTGGGAGTCGTTGAAGCATCCGCGTCCGGGGGGAGAACGCCATGGCCAAGACCGAGCCCGAGCCGCGCCGCGATCCCCGGGCCGACCACCTGCTCACGCCCGAGAACTGCATCGTCGCGCTGATCGACTACCAGCCCGAGCAGTACGCCACGATCACCTCGAGCACGCGCGAGGAGATCGATCTGAACGTGGTCGCCGTGTGCAAGCTGGCCACGGCCTACGGAGTGCCGGTCGTGCTCTCCACAGTCGGGGTCGGCATGGGCGTGAACGAGGGCACCGCGCAGCGGATCCGCGACGAGCTGCCGGGAGTCGAGGAGATCGACCGCACCGGCGTCAACGCCTGGGAGGATCCCGACTTCCACGAGGCGATCGAGAGCTCGCGGCGCCGCAAGGTGGTCATCGCCGGGCTCTGGACCGAGGTGTGCCTGGCCTTTCCCACCTTGGACATGCTCGCCGCGGGATACGACGTCCACCCGGTGGCCGACGCGGTCGGCGGGATCAGCCCGGTGGCGCACGAGCGCGCGTTCGAGCGCATGATCGCGGCCGGCGCGCGGCCGGTCACCGCGATCTCCTTCGGCGCGGAGCTGATGCGCAACTGGGCGCGCACCGACTCCGACAACCTCCGGAAGATCATGCGTTGGTACTTCCCCGAACGCCAGCGCCTGGGCCTGGGCAGCTGAGTTCTGCGAACGAGTCCGCTTCCAGGCCCGGCTACGCGGTCGGCTCCGGTGCGAGAACGCTCGCGACGAAGTTGTCGACCAGGGCTGTGTGCTGGACGGGGTGCCAGGCGATGCCGACGTCCCAGGTCGCCTCCGGGTCGCGCAGCGCGGTGAATGCGATGCCGGGCGGAGCGATGCGGGCAGCGGTGGCGGGGACGAGCGCGGGTCCGACGCCCGCCGCCACGAGGGCCAGCACGGTCTGCAGGTCGTGGGTTTCGTGCAGGGTGCCGGGGCGGATCTGCCGGGCAGCGCAGAGCCGGTCGATCTGCGCCGCCAGGCCGGGGCCCTTGATCCGGGCGAGCCGGACCAGTCGCTGCCCGCCGAGCCAGCCGATGACCTCGCGCGGCACCGGGGTGCTGCTGGCGACGACGAGGTGATCGCGGCGCAGCGCGCGTTGGTGCAGGTCATCGCCCACCGGTAGCCGGACGAATCCCGCGTGGAGCTGGCCGGTGCGGATCCGGTCGGCCTGCACCGCGGAGGGCAGGTCCTCCAGGCCGACCTCGACGTCCGGGTACGACTGCCGGAACGCCGCGACCGCCCGCGGTGCGATGTCGATCGCGGACAGCCCGAATCCGAGTGCGAGGCTGCCGTGCTCGCCCCGGGACAGGCGGTGCGCGCGGTGCGTGAAGTCGTCGACCGCGGCGACCACGTCGCGGGCCTGCGGCAGCAGCGCCTCGCCGAAGTCGGTGAGCGAGGCGCCGTGCCTGCCGCGGGTGAACAGGGTGCCGCCCAGCTCGCGTTCGAGTGCCTGGATCTGCTTGGTCAGCGCCGGCTGGGTGATGGAGAGGCTGCGCGCGGCCGGTCCGAAACCGCGGTTGTCGGCGATCGTGACGAAGGCCCGCAGTCGAGCATGCATTCCGTCAGGTTATGCGAGAACGCCAAAGATTCATTGGACGTATGGATTTCGTTCGGTTGTGATGGCGCTATGGCAGACGTCCTGAAGGTCGCGGCGGTGCAGTTCGAGCACCGCGCAGACGACAAGCAGCACAACCTGGGGCGAGT
This portion of the Saccharopolyspora antimicrobica genome encodes:
- a CDS encoding isochorismatase family protein — its product is MAKTEPEPRRDPRADHLLTPENCIVALIDYQPEQYATITSSTREEIDLNVVAVCKLATAYGVPVVLSTVGVGMGVNEGTAQRIRDELPGVEEIDRTGVNAWEDPDFHEAIESSRRRKVVIAGLWTEVCLAFPTLDMLAAGYDVHPVADAVGGISPVAHERAFERMIAAGARPVTAISFGAELMRNWARTDSDNLRKIMRWYFPERQRLGLGS
- a CDS encoding LysR family transcriptional regulator; amino-acid sequence: MHARLRAFVTIADNRGFGPAARSLSITQPALTKQIQALERELGGTLFTRGRHGASLTDFGEALLPQARDVVAAVDDFTHRAHRLSRGEHGSLALGFGLSAIDIAPRAVAAFRQSYPDVEVGLEDLPSAVQADRIRTGQLHAGFVRLPVGDDLHQRALRRDHLVVASSTPVPREVIGWLGGQRLVRLARIKGPGLAAQIDRLCAARQIRPGTLHETHDLQTVLALVAAGVGPALVPATAARIAPPGIAFTALRDPEATWDVGIAWHPVQHTALVDNFVASVLAPEPTA